Proteins encoded in a region of the Zea mays cultivar B73 chromosome 4, Zm-B73-REFERENCE-NAM-5.0, whole genome shotgun sequence genome:
- the LOC103653022 gene encoding putative germin-like protein 12-4 — protein MAASTYFLLVAFLALVTSHAIASDPSPLQDFCVADKDSPVKVNGFVCKDPIAVNADDFFKAAKLDQPRDTTKSKVGSNVTLINVMQLPGLNTLGISLARIDYMPLGQNPPHTHPRATEILTVLEGTLYVGFVTSNQADRSNKLFAKVLNKGDVFVFPQGLIHFQFNPAHDKPAVALAALSSQNPGAITIANAVFGSKPPISDDVLAKAFQVQKGTIDWLQAQFWENNHY, from the exons ATGGCTGCCTCGACCTACTTCCTTCTTGTTGCGTTTCTAGCATTGGTCACTTCTCATGCCATTGCTTCTGATCCTAGCCCGCTCCAAGACTTCTGTGTTGCCGATAAAGACTCTCCAG TGAAGGTGAATGGATTTGTTTGCAAGGACCCCATAGCTGTGAACGCTGACGACTTCTTCAAGGCTGCAAAACTGGACCAGCCTAGGGACACCACCAAGAGCAAGGTGGGATCCAACGTTACTTTGATCAATGTCATGCAGCTGCCTGGACTCAACACGTTGGGAATCTCGTTGGCTCGCATTGACTACATGCCCTTAGGACAGAATcctccacacacacacccacgtgCCACGGAGATCCTCACCGTGCTTGAAGGGACACTCTACGTTGGATTTGTCACCTCCAACCAAGCTGACAGAAGTAACAAGCTATTTGCCAAGGTTCTCAACAAGGGCGATGTGTTTGTATTCCCCCAAGGACTAATCCACTTCCAGTTCAACCCGGCCCATGACAAGCCAGCAGTCGCGCTCGCTGCTCTAAGTAGCCAGAACCCTGGAGCTATTACTATTGCCAATGCAGTCTTTGGATCAAAGCCACCTATCTCGGATGATGTCCTAGCTAAGGCCTTTCAGGTGCAAAAGGGTACAATTGATTGGCTTCAAGCTCAGTTTTGGGAGAACAACCACTATTGA